The following proteins come from a genomic window of Streptomyces sp. GS7:
- a CDS encoding phosphotransferase family protein produces the protein MSNGTPPPPAAGREAPPGLDLDRLRKHLDRERPGLAGGPLSAQLIEGGRSNLTYRVTDGAASWVVRRPPLGHVLATAHDMRREHRVISALHGTAVPVPETLLLCEDETVVGAPFYVMELVEGTPYRTADQLAPLGPERTRAVVLSLVDTLVALHAVDPAAAGLADFGRPDGFLERQLRRWGKQLAASKNRALPGVDELHEALGRALPTSPAPTVVHGDYRLDNVLVGADDTITAVLDWEMSTLGDPLTDLGLLVMYCTDLGLPKSPVSTSSGAPGHPGPDELIARYAARSGRDTSGIAWYTAFAWFKLAVILEGIHYRFTLGQTVGAGFDRIGELVPVFIDRGLTTLKEG, from the coding sequence ATGAGCAACGGCACCCCTCCCCCGCCGGCCGCCGGCCGGGAGGCACCCCCCGGCCTCGACCTGGACCGCCTGCGCAAACACCTGGACCGGGAACGTCCGGGCCTGGCCGGCGGGCCGCTGAGCGCGCAGCTGATCGAGGGCGGCCGGTCCAACCTCACCTATCGCGTCACCGACGGCGCCGCCTCCTGGGTCGTCCGCCGGCCGCCGCTCGGCCATGTGCTGGCCACCGCGCACGACATGCGGCGCGAGCACCGGGTGATCAGCGCGCTGCACGGCACCGCGGTGCCGGTGCCGGAGACGCTGCTGCTGTGCGAGGACGAGACGGTCGTCGGCGCACCGTTCTATGTGATGGAGCTGGTCGAGGGCACCCCGTACCGGACCGCGGACCAGCTGGCGCCGCTCGGTCCGGAGCGCACCCGCGCGGTGGTGCTCTCCCTCGTCGACACGCTGGTGGCGCTGCACGCGGTGGATCCGGCGGCGGCCGGTCTCGCCGACTTCGGCCGCCCGGACGGCTTCCTGGAGCGCCAACTCCGCCGCTGGGGCAAGCAGTTGGCCGCGTCCAAGAACCGCGCGCTGCCGGGCGTCGACGAGCTGCACGAGGCGCTGGGCCGGGCGCTGCCGACCTCGCCCGCGCCCACCGTCGTCCACGGCGACTACCGCCTCGACAACGTGCTGGTCGGCGCCGACGACACCATCACGGCCGTACTGGACTGGGAGATGTCCACGCTCGGCGATCCGCTGACCGACCTCGGGCTGCTGGTGATGTACTGCACGGACCTCGGCCTGCCGAAGTCGCCGGTCAGCACCAGCAGCGGCGCCCCGGGGCACCCCGGTCCGGACGAGCTGATCGCGCGCTATGCGGCGCGCTCCGGCCGGGACACCTCCGGCATCGCCTGGTACACCGCCTTCGCCTGGTTCAAACTCGCCGTGATCCTCGAAGGCATCCACTACCGCTTCACGCTCGGCCAGACGGTCGGCGCGGGGTTCGACCGGATCGGCGAGCTGGTGCCCGTGTTCATCGACCGCGGACTGACCACCCTCAAGGAAGGCTGA
- a CDS encoding TetR/AcrR family transcriptional regulator: MAGTKDGTGNGDGTAKPVAQRLLATATRLFAEHGYDRTSVQEIVDAAGVTKGALYHYFGSKDDLLHEVYGRVLRLQQERLDHFADADAPVEQRLRDAAADVVVTTIENLDDTKIFFRSMHHLSPEKDKQVRAERRRYHERFRALVEEGQRTGVFAADIPADLVVDYHFGSVHHLGTWYREDGPLSPQQVADHLAELLLRALRP; this comes from the coding sequence ATGGCCGGCACGAAGGACGGCACCGGCAACGGCGACGGCACCGCGAAGCCCGTGGCGCAGCGGCTGCTGGCCACCGCCACCAGGCTGTTCGCGGAGCACGGCTACGACCGCACCTCCGTGCAGGAGATCGTCGACGCGGCGGGCGTCACCAAGGGCGCCCTCTACCACTACTTCGGCTCCAAGGACGACCTCCTGCACGAGGTCTACGGCCGGGTGCTGCGGCTCCAGCAGGAGCGGCTGGACCACTTCGCGGACGCCGACGCACCGGTGGAGCAGCGGCTGCGGGACGCCGCCGCGGACGTCGTCGTCACCACTATCGAGAACCTCGACGACACCAAGATCTTCTTCCGCTCCATGCACCATCTGAGCCCCGAGAAGGACAAGCAGGTGCGCGCCGAGCGGCGGCGCTACCACGAGCGGTTCCGGGCCCTGGTCGAAGAGGGCCAGCGCACCGGGGTGTTCGCCGCCGACATCCCCGCGGACCTGGTCGTCGACTACCACTTCGGCTCGGTGCACCACCTCGGGACGTGGTACCGCGAGGACGGGCCGCTGAGCCCGCAGCAGGTCGCCGACCACCTGGCGGAGCTGCTGCTGCGGGCGCTGCGCCCGTAA
- a CDS encoding acyl-CoA dehydrogenase family protein → MDFAFDARTEELRHRLLSFMDEYVHPAERTAHEQRAALASPWDTPAVVEELKAEARRQGLWNLFLPDEEYGAGLTNLQYAPLAEITGRSPQLAPTALNCAAPDTGNMEVLAQFGDAAQKKQWLEPLLAGEIRSAFAMTEPEVASSDATNIETRIERDGDEYVVNGRKWYISGAMNPQCQIFIVMGKTDPDGADIRRQQSMILVPRDTPGLTVERAMQVYGYEDHYHGGHAEVVFDDVRVPVGNLIGEEGGGFGIAQARLGPGRIHHCMRLIGMAERAIELMCRRAVSRTAFGKPLAQQGVVQEWIADARVAVEQLRLLVLKTAWLMDTVGNKGAHTEIQAIKIATPRTVVDILDKAVQLHGAGGVSQDFPLAELWAGARTLRLADGPDEVHQRSLARREIKQYL, encoded by the coding sequence ATGGACTTCGCATTCGACGCCCGCACCGAGGAACTGCGCCACCGGCTCCTGTCGTTCATGGACGAGTACGTCCACCCGGCCGAGCGGACCGCCCACGAGCAGCGGGCCGCGCTCGCCTCGCCGTGGGACACCCCGGCGGTGGTCGAGGAACTGAAGGCCGAGGCGCGGCGGCAGGGGCTGTGGAACCTCTTCTTGCCCGATGAGGAGTACGGGGCCGGGCTGACCAACCTGCAGTACGCGCCGCTGGCCGAGATCACCGGCCGCAGCCCGCAGTTGGCGCCCACCGCGCTGAACTGCGCGGCGCCGGACACCGGCAACATGGAGGTGCTGGCCCAGTTCGGCGACGCGGCGCAGAAGAAGCAGTGGCTGGAGCCGCTGCTGGCGGGCGAGATCCGGTCGGCGTTCGCGATGACCGAGCCGGAGGTGGCCTCGTCCGACGCCACCAACATCGAGACCCGTATCGAGCGGGACGGCGACGAGTACGTCGTCAACGGCCGCAAGTGGTACATCTCCGGGGCGATGAACCCGCAGTGCCAGATCTTCATCGTGATGGGCAAGACCGACCCCGACGGAGCCGACATCCGCCGCCAGCAGTCGATGATCCTGGTGCCGCGGGACACCCCTGGCCTGACCGTCGAGCGCGCCATGCAGGTCTACGGCTACGAGGACCACTACCACGGCGGGCACGCGGAGGTCGTCTTCGACGACGTGCGGGTGCCGGTCGGCAATCTGATCGGCGAGGAGGGCGGCGGCTTCGGGATCGCCCAGGCGCGGCTCGGGCCCGGCCGGATCCACCACTGCATGCGGCTGATCGGGATGGCCGAGCGGGCGATCGAGCTGATGTGCCGGCGGGCGGTGAGCCGTACCGCGTTCGGCAAGCCGCTGGCCCAACAGGGCGTGGTCCAGGAGTGGATCGCGGACGCCCGGGTGGCGGTGGAGCAGCTGCGGCTGCTGGTGCTGAAGACCGCCTGGCTGATGGACACCGTCGGCAACAAGGGCGCGCACACCGAGATCCAGGCGATCAAGATCGCCACCCCGCGGACGGTCGTGGACATCCTCGACAAGGCGGTGCAGCTGCACGGCGCGGGCGGGGTCAGCCAGGACTTCCCCCTGGCGGAGCTGTGGGCCGGGGCCCGTACGCTGCGGCTGGCGGACGGGCCGGACGAGGTGCACCAGCGGTCGCTGGCGCGGCGCGAGATCAAGCAGTACCTGTAA